The Bacillus sp. NEB1478 genome contains the following window.
GCGGGGCATTTTGAAAAAAATGAGGATGAACCTATTGAAGGAAAACTGTTAATTGTCGATGAAATGTCCATGGTGGACATTTGGCTCGCTTATTCTTTAGGAAAAGCTCTGCCTGAACATATTCAAATCATTTTCGTAGGAGATGAAGATCAGCTTCCTTCAGTAGGACCAGGGCAGGTCTTAAAAGACTTGTTATCTTCACCACATATACCAAACTCAAGATTGACTGATATCTACAGACAAGCAGAAGGTTCATCCATTGTTCGGCTTGCACATGATATGAAAAATGGCACTGTGCCAAAGGATCTTTTGAAGCCGCAAGCAGACAGGCGGTTTTTTCCCAGCTCTGGAGAAAACGTTTTTCAAGTGATAATGCAAGTATGTGAAAATGCAATCAAAAAAGGGTATACTTCCCGGGATATTCAAGTTCTTGCACCTATGTATAAAGGGCCACTCGGGATTGACAGGCTAAATATGGAGCTGCAGAGATTATTTAATCCTGAAAAAGTGAAACAGCGCCAATTACAAGTTGGACAAGCTTTCTACCGGAAAGGTGATAAGGTGCTTCAGCTTGTTAACCAGCCTGAGGACCATGTTTTTAATGGAGACATTGGGGAAATTGCTGCGATCATTTACGCAAAAGAGAACACGGATAAAGAAGATCAAATCGTGATTAGCTTTGATGAAATTGAAGTGACGTATAAGCGAAATGAATTTCATCATTTTACACATGCGTTTTGCTGTTCCATTCATAAATCTCAAGGCAGTGAGTATCCCATTGTAATTTTGCCAATTGTAAAAAGTTATTACCGCATGCTTAAGCGCAACTTAATCTATACAGCCATCACAAGAAGCAAAGAATATTTAATCCTTTGCGGTGAAGAAGAAGCATTTTCTTGGGCAATTAGCCGCTCTGATGAATCAGAACGATACTCAGGACTGAAGCACCGTCTAAAAGAATCACTATTGGAAAAAGATTTATTGAATGATTCCTTGTTTGAAGAAACAAACTAGAAATGTTCGAAGGATGCACAATCGCATCTTATCGAACATTTCTTTTTTCTTTATATGACTTTGCTTTTTATTCAAACATCCTATATTGCGTATATTTATTGCTCATTCAGGACACCCTTGTAAAAGTAAAATAAAAGGAGAGAGAGCAAGTGGAATGTCCAAACTGCAGCAGAAAAGATATTGGGAAAATCGGGGTAAACCAGTATTATTGCTGGAATTGTTTTATTGAACTTTCCATAGATAAAGGAAGACTGTCCCTGCATCAAGTGGAAGAAGACGGTTCATTAACATCCCTCGATGACTTGTTTGAAGATCAGGATCTGTCCTATAAGGAAAATACGTGGTAAAAACGATACTCTGATGTCGAGGTGAATAGCATGAACAGGACTATGAGTTCTTTGATCGCACTTGGTATTGGAGCGGCAACATATGCGATGAGAAACAACGGTAACAGAAGAATGTCTATGAATTTTTCTGATATAGGTGATCTTTGGACATCCAGAAGGATGAAGAGGATCAGAAAAAAAATCGCTAAAGCCATATATTAAAATTATCCCCGTCTATTATGAAGACGGGGTTTTTTAGAAAAGGGTGATATTGTTTGAAAAAAGAAAACAGAATGAAATGGGTATACAGGCTGACCATTCTCTTGCTTCTTTTTTTGTGTCTGTATCTGCTCATGAAACTCAGTCCTCTTT
Protein-coding sequences here:
- a CDS encoding DUF3918 family protein; the encoded protein is MNRTMSSLIALGIGAATYAMRNNGNRRMSMNFSDIGDLWTSRRMKRIRKKIAKAIY